A part of Girardinichthys multiradiatus isolate DD_20200921_A chromosome 12, DD_fGirMul_XY1, whole genome shotgun sequence genomic DNA contains:
- the adra2b gene encoding alpha-2B adrenergic receptor, whose amino-acid sequence MASAVEGGCSMQLTGWNSSASSSGGSAPCNQSVRSLAPYSPEATAAFATAITLMVVFTIFGNIMVIIAVLTSRALRGPQNLFLVSLAAADILVATLIIPFSLANELLGYWYFKSLWCEIYLALDVLFCTSSIVHLCAISLDRYLSISRVTYGRQRTPRRIKGAIVVVWLISSIISFPPLLSLNKSDVGDAASERGPQCQLNDERWYILYSTIGSFFAPCLIMILVYVRIYQIAKQRTRCPPGEPRKDGVACATPGQPPRHIQANGKDDEESTPPSAIKTSNARPPTLAITSSPAPGDSQSPQNPTINNLLQPPSLSPAVFPVTTPPDTSLHPRSISSSNPVSQSAPKTKEEVKKGKRLRRKKADNNNGDSSSTESDAEHSQGGGRGSASMSGSPGGEGIHSPASVKRYRDMIATSKGARLVPGRKSKTENNPGAARRKAMVNREKRFTFVLAVVIGVFVVCWFPFFFSYSLQAVCPDTCVIPDPLFKFFFWIGYCNSCLNPVIYTIFNKDFRKAFKKILCRTTKGTFF is encoded by the coding sequence ATGGCTTCAGCAGTGGAAGGCGGTTGCTCAATGCAGCTCACCGGCTGGAACAGCAGTGCGAGCAGCTCCGGAGGATCCGCACCCTGCAACCAGAGCGTCCGATCCCTCGCCCCTTACTCCCCCGAAGCCACGGCGGCCTTCGCCACCGCCATAACGCTAATGGTTGTCTTCACCATATTCGGAAACATCATGGTCATCATCGCCGTGTTGACCAGCAGAGCTCTACGAGGTCCACAGAACCTGTTTCTGGTGTCTCTGGCTGCTGCAGACATCTTAGTGGCCACTCTCATCATCCCCTTCTCCCTTGCCAACGAACTGCTCGGCTACTGGTACTTTAAATCTCTGTGGTGTGAGATCTACCTGGCGCTAGACGTGCTGTTTTGCACCTCCTCCATCGTGCACCTGTGCGCCATCTCATTGGACCGCTACCTGTCCATCTCCCGGGTCACTTACGGACGCCAGCGGACTCCCAGACGCATAAAAGGCGCAATTGTGGTGGTGTGGCTGATCTCTTCCATAATTTCCTTCCCCCCTCTGCTCTCACTCAACAAGAGTGATGTCGGTGATGCAGCAAGTGAGAGAGGACCTCAGTGCCAGTTGAATGACGAGCGCTGGTACATCTTGTACTCCACTATAGGCTCCTTCTTTGCCCCCTGCCTCATCATGATCCTGGTATATGTGAGAATATACCAAATAGCCAAGCAGAGAACACGCTGCCCACCTGGGGAACCCAGGAAGGATGGAGTCGCCTGTGCAACTCCAGGTCAGCCCCCACGACACATACAAGCCAACGGTAAGGATGATGAAGAGAGCACTCCCCCTTCAGCCATCAAAACTTCAAATGCCAGACCTCCCACTCTTGCTATCACCTCTTCTCCAGCCCCAGGAGATTCCCAGAGTCCCCAGAATCCAACGATTAACAATCTCCTGCAGCCCCCTTCCCTGTCTCCAGCCGTGTTTCCCGTTACAACTCCTCCTGATACCTCCCTTCATCCCCGTTCAATCTCCTCTTCCAACCCTGTGTCCCAGTCTGCACCCAAGACCAAGGAGGAGGTGAAGAAGGGCAAACGGCTGAGAAGGAAAAAGGCCGACAATAACAATGGTGACAGCTCAAGCACAGAGAGTGATGCTGAGCACAGCCAGGGAGGTGGCAGAGGAAGTGCCAGCATGTCGGGGTCACCTGGTGGAGAGGGCATCCACTCCCCAGCCTCAGTCAAGCGCTACCGTGATATGATTGCCACTTCAAAGGGTGCACGCCTGGTGCCTGGAAGGAAGTCAAAAACAGAGAACAATCCGGGTGCTGCGAGGCGTAAAGCAATGGTTAACAGAGAGAAACGTTTCACCTTCGTACTGGCAGTGGTCATTGGTGTCTTTGTGGTGTGCTGGTTCCCCTTCTTCTTCTCCTACTCTCTACAGGCAGTGTGTCCAGATACCTGCGTCATTCCTGACCCACTCTTTAAGTTCTTCTTCTGGATTGGTTACTGCAACTCTTGCCTCAATCCAGTCATATACACAATCTTCAACAAAGACTTCAGAAAGGCTTTTAAAAAGATTCTGTGCAGAACCACCAAGGGTACTTTCTTTTAG
- the dusp2 gene encoding dual specificity protein phosphatase 2: MASSVTLEITNNELVHILRTPRDQYTSNGCVVLDCRPFLDFSTSHICESRNVNWNSMLRRRSKSSVVALEWLIPDKTLLSRLRIGEFSPVVVVDERSSSLTELKSESVAQMLLTALQNEVQTQICFLQGGFEGFSEAFPDLCYDSGINHLPSVEPEPTVTGRRTPAYDQDGPVELLPFLFLGSAIHSSRRETLAAAGITAILNVSSTCPNFYEGELQYLRLTVEDTLVADIRACFHTAISFIDSVKKSGGRVLVHCQAGISRSATICLAYLMHTQRVCLDEAFDFVKQRRHVISPNLAFMGQLLQFETDILCQG; this comes from the exons ATGGCTTCAAGTGTGACACTTGAAATAACTAACAACGAGCTGGTCCACATCCTGAGGACCCCCCGGGATCAGTACACCTCCAACGGATGCGTGGTGCTGGACTGCAGACCTTTCCTCGACTTCTCCACGTCGCACATTTGCGAGTCCCGAAACGTCAACTGGAACTCGATGCTGCGCCGTAGGTCCAAAAGCTCGGTGGTTGCCCTGGAGTGGCTCATCCCGGACAAGACGCTCCTGAGCCGGCTGCGTATCGGGGAGTTCTCCCCGGTGGTGGTGGTGGATGAGAGGAGCAGCTCTTTGACCGAGCTAAAGTCGGAGAGCGTGGCCCAGATGTTGCTCACCGCCCTGCAGAACGAGGTCCAGACGCAAATCTGCTTTCTGCAAG GTGGATTTGAGGGATTTTCAGAGGCCTTTCCAGACCTTTGTTACGATTCTGGCATCAACCACCTCCCTTCAGTGGAACCAGAGCCAACAGTGACAGGCCGGAGGACTCCTGCATATGACCAG GATGGACCGGTGGAGCTGCTGCCCTTTCTGTTTCTGGGCAGTGCCATTCACTCCTCCCGCAGAGAGACGCTGGCTGCAGCAGGTATCACAGCTATCCTGAACGTGTCCTCCACCTGCCCAAACTTCTACGAAGGAGAGCTTCAGTACCTTCGACTCACTGTGGAGGATACGCTGGTTGCCGACATAAGAGCCTGCTTTCACACAGCCATCTCTTTCATTG ACTCTGTGAAAAAGAGCGGGGGTCGGGTACTGGTTCATTGTCAGGCAGGCATCTCCCGCTCAGCCACCATCTGCCTGGCCTACCTTATGCACACGCAGCGCGTCTGCCTAGATGAGGCCTTCGATTTTGTCAAGCAGCGACGTCACGTCATCTCCCCCAATTTGGCTTTCATGGGACAGTTGCTGCAGTTTGAGACCGACATCCTCTGTCAGGGATGA